The Myripristis murdjan chromosome 8, fMyrMur1.1, whole genome shotgun sequence genomic sequence ctgttttgaacGGACTGTGCGGGGTGTGTTCCAGCACGATGACCCAACACACGGagtaataaacataataaacgCGCTGGAAAGGTAtagttaagaaaatgagtgacagcgGGAAAAGGAGTTAAATATGGACTCATGTCAGTTTTACTGACTATACAAAGGCAGAGTGTAGAGTCTGCAAGAAAAAGTCTCTTATCGAGCCGCTCCacaaacaacctgcacaggcacatgacaactgtccagccatcagtgcagtgggaagagaaaacacaagcagTTGAACCTGATATTACTGAAGGTGCCAGtgtgtctgctgcagctgctgctgctgctgctgcagtgtgtacatcaactcaattcaactgtaaatagttaaaagtttgtttttgcattttataatttattttttgtagcactatgtagattgaataaataaaggcacaTTTATATAATAagcatatataaataaaaaaaaaaaaaataacgcatgcttttttttttttacattagtaattcattttgagcataattttacattattgttggtaataaattaaatttgagcaacaaaaaaatcGGAAGAGCCGCTTGGGAGCCGAAAGAGCCGACTCTTTTAAGTGagccgagccaaaagagccgGCTCTCTAAAAAGAGCCGAACTTCCGACTAGGGCAGGGGAGCAGAAACTGCCCCGGCTTCCTCTCTCAGAACCAAATGTTTTTCGGGAACCCTCTATATCTCCCTCCACTAGAGGTCGCCAGATCCTCCATCAGCTCTGTTCCTGTGGGTGAATGCATGATCTGCAGCTGATCTGAAGACAGGAATAAGGAATGCTAAAGTGGACTACAAGAGGAGGATTAAGAACTAGGCCTGTCACGATAATAAATTTTGCTGTGCGATTAATTACACCAGAAATTACTGCAATAGCCTAGGTGATAATATTGCgtaatattgtgcttttaagaccattttcattattgttgcaattttgacattttcagaccattctttaaatttatattatgataataaaggcaAAAATGATGCAAGTCCacctttttaaagaaaaataaacatttattcaataagaatatttaaaaatgtaacaagaaaatttaaatatctgaaataaataacacttaaaaataccaaaataaataaataaagaccttaAGAATAGgctacaaaagaaaaaaaaaattaccaacaGTCcctggaaacaaaaaacaaaacaaacaaacaaaaaaacctctctcttGACTGATATTGCATATAACTTAaattacataaattaaaaaaaaaaaaaaaaaaaaaaaaaaaaaaaaaaactgcaagtattacaaaattaaaatacaccaaaacgggataacaagaaaattaaaagaaaaaaaaaagagagagagagagagagagagagagagagagagagagagagagagagagagagagagagaaaacttgtaGTGAGCGGTTCTACTGGAAGAggctttttatgcattttgaaaatatataattaaaaatcataataataataataataataataataataataataataattaaatggtGATCCGTCGGTCATTTTGGGGATACAATAATGAAATAAGATTGAAGGCTGTGGTTGAACTGTGTGAATGCTGAGGCAAGGTGGAGTCATGTTAAATCCCACCCTGCAGCCACGCCGGCCTGCTCCCCGACTTGTcgctggacgcctccctggccTCCCTGCTGTCCCTGAACTCGTCCCGGGTGGTGGAGCAGCAGTACGCCGCCCTGCAGAGCCGCCTGGCGCCGCAGCAGAGGGCCGCCTTCAACCGAGACCTGCACACCGCCTTCGGGGGAAACGCCATGGTCAGACACCTCCGGGGGTTCAACATGTGGGGCGGGGGGTCAGCGGGGTCAGGGTCTGTCAGGGTCCCAGAGAGAGACGAGCTGCGCAGGTCGCTGAATTCCTGGAAAATCGTGGAGTTTTGAGAGCTGAACTCGAGTGACGAGCACAGGGAGGGGAAGTTCAGTGAAGTCTGGGAATATCGGGAAAAATGCAAACAGGTCGATTTTCAGCCACACATATCAGAGGGTGTTTTACATCTTGAGATGGATTTCAGTCCCGCTGTCAGTGGTGTAACTGTGGAGTTTTTGTCTCCATCCTCTTCTGGTGAGGTGAgatgtttccattgtttccagcagctccagtcggacatcagaaaatgtttcaggatCTAAAACTTTAGCCTTTTTCTGTCACTCCCTCCCAGTCAGAGCGAGGAGCTTCTGTCTGGAGCCTCTGAAACAGTTTTGTGTACGTACAAAACTGACtcaaaatacacataaaatgtctgaagttttagttttagtttaatttgtcaacacaacaaaccttcacaaagtgttgtgttgctgctgctccgAACTCCTTACAGCCTGACCCTGACAAGCAcagctcattttttatttaaaagtaaataaataggcTAAACTTAAACTGTGTAATAAttaactaatactgaaactaataaaaagtaaactaaaactaaagtttttgtaaaaaaaaaaaaaaaaaacgaataataataatattaataaaattaaactgaagCTAAATTGAactgtaaacaaaaaataaaaacgacataaaaataaaaactaattaaaatacaaaactgtaatgACTGTGCTGTAGGCTAATAACTGCAGCCTCGATTGCCCAGAATGCAGCGCGGCATCAATAGGCTGcgtttatttctctctccacctgcagCGCATGTGGGgtttgtcaaaaggcattctgggaaatgtaggaaatcagtAACTGCAGCAGAGGCAGATGAGGCAAGTTGAGGCCGAGCAGGTACATCACACGTTTCCTGCCTCAAAATTAATGAGCCGACtctgatcctgtgtgtgtgtgtgtgtgtgtgtgtgtgtgtgtgtgtgtgtgtgtgtgtgtgtgtgtgtgtgtgtgtgtgtgtgtgtgtgtgtggtgatgctGCAGGTCAGTTACGGGGGCGTCGGGGTGGTCGCCCTGGCCGTCTCCGTGCTGTTCGAGGTGCTGGCCCACCACCAGACCACCACGTCGGGCCACAGGGGCCTCGAGCGCCCCCCCACACCTCCAGACCCCATCGCCAGGATGTTCGGGCCCAacgggaggtcagaggtcggctCCATCGCCAGCGAGTTCCTCAAACAGGTGGCTGGACCGTGGGCTGTAGtgtagcaataataataattactgtaTTATTATGATACACAGTCCAGGACAGTTTTCCTGAAGTTTCCTGAATTCAAGATAAATTCATCACACAAATTCACCTTTACCGCCTGACTGTTTTTAGCTTTTTGGAAAGTTACGCAAAATGTTTGAGGTTCAGCTGGCCTCAGTGACATTTTTGCACAAAGCTCATGTAGCCTTCAATCCTGCAGCTGTTATCCACAGAGCCACGGGTCACAAATGAAgcttacatttttaaattaccgtaatatttttttttttattattattattattatttttaaatctcacataccccctgcagtactctaATGTACCTCTAGGGGGAGGCGCTGCACCATTTGAGAACCACAACCGTGTTGGCCCTCCTAATGACAGTGGGGGGAGCGTGAGGGTTTGAATTTTGAGGATTTTAATGTGTAGATATTCTGTGAGgcgagacatacacacacacacacacacacacacactcagtggagATCCATTACATCCATTTCAAAGTACAAATTTCTCTctataaacacaaacaggcacatgAGTGAGCcttccacaataaaagctcagtcagcagatATGATAAGAGTTATGTGGCtttactttctgttttgtttgtttgtttataatttCCATCTTAAGGAAACTCACTTCAACTTTACACCTTCGTCCTTTTAGAATCATATGGAAACAGATTTCATCGAACAAAGTCATCGTTTTCTAAAACAATTCTAGTTTTctgtttggagattttttttccacgacTGACAGCCAGAAATGAATTTGCATGAATCAGTATTCTGAAAAGATGAATGTTAGGTTTAGGAATATGATTTTTGAGCTGagtattttgttattgttgtaattattgttatagaaaggtttattgttgttgattatttatttatttatttatttatttatttattcatttatttggctATTGTTAGGCtactttttttctacttttctacttttctttatttcttttctttttctttttctttttttttttggtttgttttgttttgttttgcattagGATGTAAAGTTGTAAAGTTTTGATTGCGTGGACCCCAGGACCCCAGGTTGGACTGCATAGCGCCACCTAGGCTACAGCAGCAACTCCTTTTTATGATGTTTCCAAAAAGCTTTCATCATTACAGAAAATGTAACGcgcaatgcaaaataaaaataatcaataattccCCTGGAAGGTGTTTAAACTGAAGAAACACGCCTGTTTTGGGAAATGAAAGGAATAGAGAGTCCCGATATTTATGTTAAAATGTGGGGAGTCAAAGTGAAAAGTTGTGAgaagaataagtaaataaagtgcagtaacagagtgtgtgctgaacaccgtgctgccttcaggttcCTGGTGCCGCCAACGACCGGGACCAGATGGTGGCGCTGCTGGAGAGCTACGAGGCGAAGCTGCGGTTCGAGCTGATGGATTTGTACGAGAGCATGGTGTTTCTGGAGCGAGGAGCCCTCAGCTCCGCCGGGGTCAgagtcatcatcaccatcacacaGCGATTAcatcacacattttctgtcactaTGTAAAGTGCTTAAAGGCCTGCCTGGCATCCTGCTGCGGTGTGGTGATGATCTCCTGGTTCCTTCATGCAGGTGAAGCAGTGGGTGAACGGAGCTGCTCTCCACCTGCACATCTTCCTCCACTGGAAGCGTCTGACCGACCCGGCAGCTGCAGAGAGCTTCAGTCTGGACTACCTGCGCGGCGTGGACCCGCTGGTGAAGACCTACAGCGAGTACCTGCACAGGACGGTGCGTCGCTCCGGCTGCACGGCGGCCTCTCTGCTCACCGTGTCATGGCTCcgtcaaaccaaactgaatttaaaacgCTGCTCGCCtcattcccagaaaaaaaaaggagcagatGAAGGAACGCTCCCCTTGAAAAGTTTACCTGGCAGTGACAGGAGCGTAACCGTGTTCCTGCTGTCTCCTGGTTTCTGTTGGCCAAGCAACATGTTCAGCTTAGAGTCAAGGCCAGTTCAGACCAGAGATTAACGACCTGATGAGTTGAAACGCGCCTCGTCTCCTAATTTGCATGAAGTTGAGGTCTAGGCTACTTGGCTCACATgggacatgggattcaggaacaaggagatcctgctgattttaaaCCCAAAATcaccagattgttttcttctgaatcggcccaagtcacagcaacgtctcttcagagtccagatgctgaggaggaggttgggattctggactcaaaccagcaggatttccttctgactggatcccataaaaggaggacaaactggtttcactcttttttccccataaatgtacaactttaatctcagaatatgAGCTTTTTCTCGCAActttttataatctcagaatttaaGTATTTTTTCTCAATAAATCTGTGAgttatttcttgtaaatttaccactttaagcTTGGAGAATATCCACTTTTTTCCTCTGATTTGCTAAAGtctagttttaatttttatttcagttgactaaaatgtttttcccaCACCTACTTTTGTTTGACTGTATGACCGCACCTGTTGTGTCAGCAGGTGAGGGAGACTCCGGCCTCGGGCCCCGGCCTCAGCGGGCTGCTGGTGGTGGAGCCTCTGCGGAACGTCAGCCACGAGGTTCGGCATCGAGCCTGCGAGTCTGCGGCCATCCAGCGGGCTCTGGTGGAGCGTTTCCTGTCGGACCAGGACCCGCAGAGGggaaaggacttcttccagagctCCCAGGACCGCCACGACGCTCTGATGGCCCAGAGAGGAGACCTGCGGCTGAGCATCGCCTCACACTGACCGgcctctcaaacttttttcagtcgTGTTCCccctttgaaatgtttttccaGCCAAGTTCcccctgaacaaaaaaaaaaaaaaaaaaaaaaggaattatgAGGATTTTAATATGCAGatattacagcacacacacacacacacacactcagtggtgAATCTAACGATTTACATTACGTTTTTATGCAGTTGTACTTTCCCAAGATTATTTTTCTATAAGTCTATAATCGAAATTTTTTGGGCGGTATGTAATTTAAATCGTATAAATTACAAAGTACAAATTTCTCTCTGTAACTACAAACAGGCAGATGAGTGAGTcttccacaataaaagctcatcTGCAGAGTTGGCtttactttctgttttgttttgttttgttttgttttgttttgttttttcgtttgtttgaatgtttgaatgttttgtttgtttgtttgttttttatttccacCTTAAGGAAACTCGCTTGAACTTTACACCTTCGTCCTTTTAGAATCACATGGAAAGAGATTTCATCGAACAACGTCATTGCTTTCTAAAACAGTTCTAGTTTTctgtttggagatttttttttcccactggccGAGAGGCTAAGACGAGGGAATTTTACCTGCTTGAAtcgctggctggctgtcaaTAAAGCGATGATCCGATGCTGCATTTCATACGTTTATTGTTAATTA encodes the following:
- the LOC115363532 gene encoding uncharacterized protein LOC115363532; amino-acid sequence: MGNQACNPSPNTVDCLYDAASHAGLLPDLSLDASLASLLSLNSSRVVEQQYAALQSRLAPQQRAAFNRDLHTAFGGNAMVSYGGVGVVALAVSVLFEVLAHHQTTTSGHRGLERPPTPPDPIARMFGPNGRSEVGSIASEFLKQVPGAANDRDQMVALLESYEAKLRFELMDLYESMVFLERGALSSAGVKQWVNGAALHLHIFLHWKRLTDPAAAESFSLDYLRGVDPLVKTYSEYLHRTVRETPASGPGLSGLLVVEPLRNVSHEVRHRACESAAIQRALVERFLSDQDPQRGKDFFQSSQDRHDALMAQRGDLRLSIASH